DNA sequence from the Streptomyces cinnabarinus genome:
CTTCGAGGAGCACTACCGCCGCAAGTGGCTCTCCCCGCTCGCGGGCTGGCACAGCGATCTCAGCCAGGCGGTCAACCCGCCCAGCCTGTCGATCCTGCGCGCCGAGCGGACCCCGGAGTTCGGCGGCGACACCCAGTGGACCAACACCGTCGCCGCCTACGAGGGCCTGTCGGCGCCGCTGCGGGAGTTCGTGGACGGGCTGACGGCGGAGCACGCCTTCTTCACCGCCGTCCATCTGCGCCACTCCGACGAGCGGGACCGCGAGATCCTCAAGATCTACTGCGAGGACCCGCAGGTCGCCGTCCACCCGGTGGTGCGCGTCCACCCCGAGACCGGCGAGAAGGCGCTCTTCGTCAGCCCCGGCTCGACCACCCGGATCACCGGGTTCACCGAGCTGGAGAGCCGGCATCTGCTGGAGCTGCTCTTCCAGCACCTGACCAGCGCCGAGTACACCGTCCGCTTCCGCTGGGAGCCCGGCTCCCTCGCCTTCTGGGACAACCGCAGCACCTGCCATCTCGCCCCCACCGACTTCGCGCACCTCGACGTCGACCGGGTGATGCACCGCGTCACCGTCCTCGGCGAGCCCGCGCAGGGGCCCGACGGATTCGTCTCGCAGTCGGTGAGCGGGGAACCGATGCACGCCTGGTAGCCGGGGAGCAGCGGCTGAACGCGCCCGGACGGCGGGGCCCGCCTACGCTGGAAGCGGACAATTCCCCCCTTCCGGAAAGGGGGCGGCCATGGCTTCCCCTTCGAAGGCGGGCGCGGCTCTCTCCGCGCTGCGCGAGGATCTCAGCGGTGATGTGTTCGCCCCGGGGGACCCCGGCTACGACGACGCCCGCATCGTCTTCAACGCGATGATCGACAAGCGTCCGGCCGTCATCGCCCAGTGCGTGGACGAGGCCGACGTCATGCGCTCGGTGCGCTTCGCCCGGGACCTGGACCTGAACATCGCGGTGCGCGGCGGCGGCCACAGCGTGGCGGGCTCGGCACTCAACGACGGCGGTCTCGTCATCGACCTGCGCCATATGCGCGGGGTCACCGTCGACCCGGCGGCCGAGGCGGTACGGGTCGCGGGCGGCGCCACGATGAGCGACCTGGACCACGCGACCCAGGCACACGGACTGGTCACGACCGGCGGCCGGGTCTCCACCACCGGTGTCGGCGGCTTCGTGCTCGGCGGCGGCTCGGGCTGGCTGGACCGCTGGAGCGGGCTGGCCGTCGACAACCTGATCGCCGTGGAGCTGGTCACCGCCGACGGCCGTCAGGTCCACGCGAGCGCCGACGAGAACCCGGAGCTGTTCTGGGCGCTGCACGGCGGGGGCGGCAACTTCGGCGTGGCGACCTCACTCACCCTGAACCTGTACGAACTGCCCGAGTTCTCCCTCGCGTTCCTGCTGTACCTCCCGGAGCACGGCCCCGAGGTCGTGCGCACCTACCGCGATGTGCTCGCCGTGGCCCCGAACGAGGCGGGCGGCGGCGTCCTCTATCTCACCGGCCCGCCCGAGGAGTTCTGCCCGCCGCACCTCCAGGGCACGCTGCTGTGCGCGATGCTCCTGACGTACGCCGGGGGCGAGGCGGACATGCGCAAGGTGGCCGAGCCGCTGCTGGCGCTGCCGCACGAGGTGGAGGTCGCCGTCGGGGCGATGCCGTACGTCGACGCGCAGTGCATGATCGACGATCCGCCGGGCATGCGGAACTACTGGTCGGCGGAGTATCTGACGGGGCTGCCGGACGACTACGTCGACGTGTTCTGCGCGGGCGCGGAGTCGATGCCCGTGCCGTCGGGGACCATCCATGTGGTGTTCCCGCAGGGCGGCGCCATCGCCGAGGGTCCGCACGAGTTCCCGGTGCCCTACCGGGACGCGCCCTGGGCCACGCATCCCTTCGGCATGTGGGAGGACGCGGCCGACGACGAGCGGGGCATCCAGTGGGTCCGGGACGTCCGGGCCGACGCGCGGCCCTGGAGCACCGGCGCGGTCTACCTCAACTTCATCGGCGCGGAGGGCCCGGACCGGGTGATCGCCGGAATCGGCGCGGACAACTACCGGCGCATGGAGGAGGTCAAGCGCCAGTACGACCCGGACAACGTGTTCCGCTTCAACCACAACATCAGGCCGAGGTGAACGGTCCGGTGGCGGCGGGCAGGTGAGGGTGATCGCGCCCGTGCGGCACAGCTCCGTGCTCTCAGGCCCACCCCGGCAAGCGGGCGAAGGCCCGCAGCGTCCGCTCCCCGCCCGGATCCCCGGCCGTCGCCGGGACCAGCGCGATCTCGTCCAGGCCCGCCTCCGCGTAGGCCTCCACCCGTGCGCGTACGGCGTCCAGGTCGCCGACCAGCCCCATGACGCCCGCCGCCGCCTCGGGCACCCGCGGGTCCTCCCCCGCCGCCGCCCGCCGCACGGCCTCGCCGAAGCCCGCGGCGGCGAACACCTCGCGGTAGCCCGGCACCGTCAGGTATCCGGCGATGCCGCGCAGGATCTGGGCGAGTGAGGCGGGGCCGGGGTCGACCGCGGCGGGCAGCCAGGCGGCCAGCGTGGGAGGGGTACGGCCCGCCCGGTCAGCGGCGGCGTGCAGCTTGGCGCGCAGTTCGCGGACCTGGTCCGGGGAGACCATGTCGAGGAGCATGCGGTCGGCGTGCCGGGCGGCCGTGCCGACGGCCCGGTCACCGAAGGCCGCCACGGTGAGCGGGCCGCCGGGCGCCCGGTGCCGGCGCCGGAAGCCGCTGCCGGGGACCACCGGCTCACCCGGCGCCACGGGCAGCAGCGCCCGCACCGCCGCAGCCGACTCCTCCAGTACGGCCGCCGGGCGCACCCGGGCCCGCCCGTGCACCCCCTCCACGACCCGCTTGCTCGACGTACCCAGCGCCACCCCGACCGGGCGCCCCGTCACGGCCGCGCAGGAGGCCGCGCCCCGCACGATCGTGAGCGGATCGCGTACCGACACCGGCACCGGGCCCGCCGTCAGCGCGACGCTCTCGGTGCTGCGTCCGATCGCCGTGGCGAGGACGAAGGCGTCCCAGGTCGGCCCCTCCCCCGCCCACACCTCCCGGTAGCCGAGCCGGTCGGCGGCGACCGCCACCCGCAACGGCTCCTCGACCGCGCTGTCGTCCTCCCGCGCCACGGCGACCACACTGAAGTCCATGGCGGAGCGGCTACCCCGCCACGGGCACCCCAACCTGCCTGCCGCATCGCCCGGAGATGTCCCGGAGGCAGGGGCCCAGGTAGCGTCCGCCTATGGACAGCGGCAAGGACAGCGGCGGGACCGGCAGATTCGACACCCAGGGCGCCGGCATCACCGTGCGGCGGGCACTGGAGCTGCCCGGCCTGCGCGGCGGGCTCCCGGAGATCCTGGCGGGCGCCGACCGGCTGGGGCGCACCGTGCGCTGGGTGCACGCGGGCGAGGTGCCCAACATCGCATCCCTGCTCAAGGGCGGCGAGCTGCTGCTGACCACCGGCTACGGCCTCGGCACCCGTCCGGCCGAACAGCGCGCGTTCGTCCGCACGCTGGCCGAGCGGGGCATCGCCGCCCTGGTGGTGGAGCTGGGCCCGCGCTTCGCCCGGCTGCCCGCGGCCCTCGTCGACACGGCACGGTCGGCCGGCCTCCCGCTCGTCCAACTGCACCGCGAGGTGCCGTTCGTGACGGTCACCGAGGAGATCCACACCGAGATCGTCAACGGCCACTACGCGCTCCTCCAGCGCGCCGAGGAGGTGCACCGCCGCTGTACCGAGGCCCTGCTGGGCGGTGGCGGGATCCCCCAGGTGCTGGGCATCCTCGCCGACTTCAGCGACAACCCGGTGTTCCTGGAGACCACCGACGGCCAGCTCCTGTACGCGGCCGGGTCGGGACCGGAGAACGCCGATCCGCTCCAGGTGTGGGAGGGCCTGCGCGGCCAGCACAAGGAGGCGCCCGCGGGCTCGGTGCTGGTGGACGTGCCGGGCGGCGGGCCGGGTACGGGTTCGGTCCGGGCCCGCTTGGCCCTTCTCCCCGTACGGACACCCCTGGCGCCCGTACACCGGATCGCGGCGGAACGGGCGGCGGGCATCCTCGCGGTGGTCCTGATGCAGGCCCGTCAGGAGGAGGAGCTGGCGGCCCGGGGCCGCGGCGACTTCCTGACCGACCTCGCCGAGGGGCGGATCGCCGCGGAGGACGCGCCCGCGCAGGCGCGCGTGCTGGGCTTCAAGCCGGGTGACAGCCCGCTGCTGCCGGTGG
Encoded proteins:
- a CDS encoding LLM class F420-dependent oxidoreductase — protein: MDFSVVAVAREDDSAVEEPLRVAVAADRLGYREVWAGEGPTWDAFVLATAIGRSTESVALTAGPVPVSVRDPLTIVRGAASCAAVTGRPVGVALGTSSKRVVEGVHGRARVRPAAVLEESAAAVRALLPVAPGEPVVPGSGFRRRHRAPGGPLTVAAFGDRAVGTAARHADRMLLDMVSPDQVRELRAKLHAAADRAGRTPPTLAAWLPAAVDPGPASLAQILRGIAGYLTVPGYREVFAAAGFGEAVRRAAAGEDPRVPEAAAGVMGLVGDLDAVRARVEAYAEAGLDEIALVPATAGDPGGERTLRAFARLPGWA
- a CDS encoding FAD-binding oxidoreductase, coding for MASPSKAGAALSALREDLSGDVFAPGDPGYDDARIVFNAMIDKRPAVIAQCVDEADVMRSVRFARDLDLNIAVRGGGHSVAGSALNDGGLVIDLRHMRGVTVDPAAEAVRVAGGATMSDLDHATQAHGLVTTGGRVSTTGVGGFVLGGGSGWLDRWSGLAVDNLIAVELVTADGRQVHASADENPELFWALHGGGGNFGVATSLTLNLYELPEFSLAFLLYLPEHGPEVVRTYRDVLAVAPNEAGGGVLYLTGPPEEFCPPHLQGTLLCAMLLTYAGGEADMRKVAEPLLALPHEVEVAVGAMPYVDAQCMIDDPPGMRNYWSAEYLTGLPDDYVDVFCAGAESMPVPSGTIHVVFPQGGAIAEGPHEFPVPYRDAPWATHPFGMWEDAADDERGIQWVRDVRADARPWSTGAVYLNFIGAEGPDRVIAGIGADNYRRMEEVKRQYDPDNVFRFNHNIRPR
- a CDS encoding PucR family transcriptional regulator, which codes for MDSGKDSGGTGRFDTQGAGITVRRALELPGLRGGLPEILAGADRLGRTVRWVHAGEVPNIASLLKGGELLLTTGYGLGTRPAEQRAFVRTLAERGIAALVVELGPRFARLPAALVDTARSAGLPLVQLHREVPFVTVTEEIHTEIVNGHYALLQRAEEVHRRCTEALLGGGGIPQVLGILADFSDNPVFLETTDGQLLYAAGSGPENADPLQVWEGLRGQHKEAPAGSVLVDVPGGGPGTGSVRARLALLPVRTPLAPVHRIAAERAAGILAVVLMQARQEEELAARGRGDFLTDLAEGRIAAEDAPAQARVLGFKPGDSPLLPVVMRLGDALSPGGGWAVLARAVAEELASVGVPVLLGVRPVEGRVPLLLGLRSESERSAVADRVAAALRAGVERAGIQRPGAQPPVVVVGVAGGWAAASASLRHAAETATAAQGLTDRPWYDARRLDIDLLLWRLRDHPDLAAFVDRAIGPLRDHDARSKPPLLPTLQTYLAHAGRKAETARELHLNRQTLYNRLARIGELLGTDLDDPQTVLALSLALRARRHVP
- a CDS encoding TauD/TfdA dioxygenase family protein — translated: MTTSAQLTRITVRQVAGRIGAEISGVDLREELDESTVAEIRQAVLTHRVVFFRDQDLTHAQHIAFGRRFGALTRRPGKKHGVHPEGHPEILTVDPRRDTERYGADFEEHYRRKWLSPLAGWHSDLSQAVNPPSLSILRAERTPEFGGDTQWTNTVAAYEGLSAPLREFVDGLTAEHAFFTAVHLRHSDERDREILKIYCEDPQVAVHPVVRVHPETGEKALFVSPGSTTRITGFTELESRHLLELLFQHLTSAEYTVRFRWEPGSLAFWDNRSTCHLAPTDFAHLDVDRVMHRVTVLGEPAQGPDGFVSQSVSGEPMHAW